One genomic segment of Plasmodium vinckei vinckei genome assembly, chromosome: PVVCY_03 includes these proteins:
- a CDS encoding acyl-CoA synthetase, putative has product MKLYGLLGVIIYALAQSKCTCQDKKEDAVTYTKVHVTSTNENESDVYKAIDKKDPGYRHVLDYLLEKGQTNPNMTAVIENAHGKHVETYTYKTIIDKVNAFSSVLESYDGGVPEKSYDEKENDGKFKMLGIYGNNSLNWVVADFAAMSTGVTTLVMHSRFSVDEVVKILNESKLEWLCLDLKHAQTLLERIKDLPHLKKLIILDHIPMSDPKKQKELNKNGTEQKSLKGSRKTKKSSSSAEEIKHKELLENDKQNLYDTYMKVKQAGKKDNIEIHSMEYAMKKLAKKNTIKKNISTSPNFISTIIYTSGTSGQPKGVMLSNKNLYYAVRSAISSELLDYFSPKIHLSYLPMSHVLERTVLYFCISKGITVNIFSNDIKHFNDDMLISGASVIVGVPKVFNRIYTSIQTEIANLPSAKRFFVNKALNIRRSHRHGKLDRFVESITGISKKIRNKINPSLKMLLNGGGKLSPDVEKELSLLLNLDVYQGFGMTETGGAIFIQHAKDKSGNTIGGSHIKPVEYKVSTWETYDAKSNPPKGELLIKSDQLFRGYFLKEDLTKSSFTKDNYFKTGDVVQINKNGSITFLDRSKGLVKLSQGEYVETETLNNLYSMIPYINYCIAYADDTMDGPMAILSVDKNLFSKHLEDDGILKKLNISRKEFMDKVLDEDVNKNKEYVDYIKKDMLEAFNKSNLPRQNLINDIYITMGLWDPSNYLTPTFKVKRFKLFQDYDFYIQQVKSKYKEKLKGQKAPAKN; this is encoded by the coding sequence atgaagctTTATGGCTTGCTGGGAGTAATAATTTATGCATTGGCACAATCAAAGTGTACATGCCAAGATAAAAAGGAGGATGCTGTTACGTATACTAAAGTGCATGTAACATCGACCaatgaaaatgaatcaGATGTTTATAAAGCAATAGATAAAAAAGACCCAGGATATAGACATGTTCTTGATTATTTACTAGAAAAAGGACAAACAAATCCGAATATGACTGCAGTAATTGAAAATGCACATGGAAAACACGTTGAaacatatacatacaaaACTATTATAGATAAAGTAAATGCATTTTCATCTGTTTTAGAATCATATGATGGAGGTGTTCCTGAAAAATCATATGACGAAAAAGAAAACGATggtaaatttaaaatgttaggtatatatggaaataattcattaaatTGGGTAGTAGCAGATTTTGCTGCTATGAGTACTGGTGTTACTACCTTAGTTATGCATTCGAGGTTTAGTGTTGATGAAGttgttaaaattttaaatgaatCTAAATTAGAATGGCTATGTTTAGACTTAAAACATGCACAAACATTATTAGAAAGAATAAAGGATTTAccacatttaaaaaaacttaTAATACTTGATCATATCCCAATGAGTGATCCTAAGAAACAAAAAgagttaaataaaaatggcaCAGAACAAAAATCCTTAAAAGGTTCTCGTAAAACGAAAAAGTCTTCATCTAGTGctgaagaaataaaacataaagaATTGCTTGAAAAcgataaacaaaatttatatgacaCATATATGAAAGTTAAACAAGCtggaaaaaaagataatataGAAATTCATTCGATGGAATATGCTATGAAAAAATTGGCTAagaaaaatacaattaaaaagaatataagcACATCTCcaaattttattagtactattatttatacttcCGGAACTTCAGGACAACCAAAAGGTGTTATGCTAAGtaacaaaaatttatattatgcaGTCAGATCAGCTATTAGTTCTGAGCTActtgattatttttcacCAAAAATTCATTTATCTTACTTACCTATGTCACATGTATTGGAAAGGACAGTTTTGTACTTTTGTATATCTAAAGGGATTacagtaaatatatttagtaATGATATAAAGCATTTTAACGATGATATGCTAATATCAGGAGCAAGTGTAATAGTTGGTGTTCCTAAAGTTTTTAATAGAATTTATACTAGTATACAAACAGAAATAGCTAATCTTCCATCCGCAAAAAGATTTTTTGTAAACAAAGCATTAAATATACGTAGATCCCATCGACACGGTAAACTAGATCGCTTTGTTGAATCGATCACAGGTatttctaaaaaaataagaaataaaataaacccATCATTGAAAATGCTTCTTAATGGTGGTGGAAAATTATCACCAGATGTCGAAAAAGAGTTATCTCTCCTATTAAATCTTGATGTATATCAAGGATTTGGTATGACAGAAACCGGAGGAgcaatttttatacaacATGCTAAAGATAAGAGTGGTAATACTATTGGTGGGTCACATATAAAACCTGTCGAATATAAAGTATCAACATGGGAAACATATGATGCTAAATCAAACCCACCCAAAGgagaattattaattaaaagtGATCAATTATTTAGAGGATATTTCTTAAAAGAAGATTTAACAAAAAGTTCATTCACAAAAGATaactattttaaaacaGGTGATGTTgtacaaattaataaaaatggatcCATCACATTTTTAGATAGATCTAAAGGATTAGTTAAATTATCTCAAGGTGAATATGTAGAAACAGAAACtttaaacaatttatattcaatgattccatatattaattattgtATAGCATATGCTGATGATACAATGGATGGCCCTATGGCAATTTTATCtgttgataaaaatttgttttcaaAACATTTAGAAGATGATGGTATACTTaagaaattaaatatatctagAAAAGAGTTTATGGATAAAGTATTAGATGAagatgtaaataaaaataaagagtatgttgattatattaaaaaagatatgTTAGAAGCctttaataaatcaaatttaCCTAGACAgaatttaattaatgatatatatatcacaaTGGGATTATGGGATCCCTCCAATTATTTAACACCAACTTTTAAAGTAAAGagatttaaattattccaggattatgatttttatatccAACAAGTGAAATccaaatataaagaaaaattaaaaggtCAAAAAGCTCCtgcaaaaaattaa
- a CDS encoding rhoptry neck protein 6, putative yields MYQYFFILFALCANGLLRNKGPGNFVSNNDEAIGKSKDMNAFGMSENGTLYLNSDSNLNETSSESFLENCNINSCVDINHENINTINNQKNDNLINNNNNLKVEYPNGINNNVLKAEQNEQKLSNKFENNTIHVNNDNVKKNTESAINIIPTQKENLPNIEKGEKKNNNKNKDKDMDNDDDEIDDEKDEENLDSSVEDEYKDSEDEDPDEDKEDDENDNENENEKPYKKVTEENKKAMEISSDNNKKETEISSDNSTKEAKHILGNNPENMTEISKAGSNLQTPKFRIHNEKDKIKINKERVENGNKRFNEYDIKNDNKMGNPENGEVDNGISNQFLHANNEKNFHEIQNSQNSNQHDERLQGKKVENDILDDNQLDSEKLDDEDSDDEDLDDEKVDGKKKNVKNDEEDEEDDGDEDESDDSIESKEINRENKSSFSKEIKNVNESTKNEKATDANQKIILNKDNKNYNEPDPNCSKVSGKVENTILQTTKVDKDIHQVKEKEVNTKSALNVSENNGLKSEQNYESNMFTIDKKMHNKLNNIDGIVHGLNDKLNHHKDLKNLELKLKFEAMGRIQKYKMYNEVIQKAIETLTQRLAKVNEDLNKLKEVSSISLQKYMNETGYGLESLNFPKSDLPLKKDEKKQLHEHMYV; encoded by the exons atgtatcaatactttttcattttatttgcaCTATGTGCTAACGGGCTATTACGAAATAAAG GTCCTGGCAACTTTGTAAGTAACAATGATGAGGCCATAGGAAAGAGTAAAGATATGAATGCCTTTGGCATGTCAGAAAATGGgacattatatttaaatagtgattcaaatttaaatgaaacaTCCAGTGAAAGTTTTTTAGAAAATTGTAATATCAACAGTTGTGTTGATATAAAtcatgaaaatattaacacaataaataatcaaaaaaatgataatctcataaataataataataatttaaaagtaGAATATCCAAAtggaataaataataacgTATTGAAAGCAGAACAAAATGAACAGAAGTTGTCAAATaagtttgaaaataataccatacatgtaaataatgataatgtaaaaaaaaatacagagagtgcaataaatataataccaACACAAAAGGAAAACTTACctaatatagaaaaaggtgaaaaaaaaaataataacaaaaataaagacaAGGATATGGATAATGATGATGATGAAATTGACGATGAAAAGGATGAGGAAAATTTAGATAGCTCTGTGGAAGATGAATATAAAGATAGTGAAGATGAAGACCCTGATGAGGATAAGGAAGACGACGAAAAcgataatgaaaatgaaaatgaaaaaccTTATAAAAAGGTTACAGAAGAGAATAAAAAAGCGATGGAAATAAGTTCTGATAACAATAAAAAGGAGACCGAAATAAGTTCTGATAACAGTACAAAAGAGGCCAAACACATTCTTGGAAATAATCCAGAAAACATGACAGAGATATCTAAGGCAGGGAGTAATCTCCAAACTCCCAAGTTTCGGATtcataatgaaaaagataaaatcaaaattaaCAAAGAAAGAGTTGAAAATGGCAATAAACGttttaatgaatatgatattaagaatgataataaaatgggGAACCCGGAAAATGGAGAAGTGGATAATGGGATTAGTAATCAATTTCTTCATGCTAATAATGAGAAAAATTTTCATGAAATCCAAAACAGTCAAAATAGCAACCAACATGATGAAAGACTTCAAGGAAAAAAAgttgaaaatgatattttaGACGATAACCAATTGGATAGTGAAAAGTTGGACGATGAAGATTCGGATGATGAAGATTTAGATGATGAAAAGGTagatggaaaaaaaaaaaatgtcaaaaatgatgaagaagATGAAGAAGATGATGGCGACGAAGATGAAAGTGACGACAGTATCGAAagtaaagaaataaatcgtgaaaataaaagttcATTTTCAAAGgagataaaaaatgtaaatgagtctacaaaaaatgaaaaagctACAGATGCAAATCAAAAGATAATTCTAAACAAAgataacaaaaattataatgaacCAGATCCAAATTGCTCTAAAGTGTCTGGGAAAGTTGAAAATACCATTTTGCAAACTACCAAGGTTGATAAGGATATTCATCAAGTTAAGGAAAAGGAAGTAAATACAAAGTCGGCTTTGAATGTTTcagaaaataat GGTCTCAAATCAgaacaaaattatgaatCAAACATGTTTACTAtcgataaaaaaatgcacaATAAGTTGAATAATATAGATGGAATAGTTCATGGgttaaatgataaattaaatcaTCACAaggatttaaaaaat CTTGAActgaaattaaaatttgaagCCATGGGAagaatacaaaaatataaaatgtataatgaAGTTATCCAAAAAGCGATAGAAACATTGACTCAGCGTTTAgcaaaa gtTAATGaagatttaaataaattaaaagaagtTTCATCCATTTCTCTTCAAAAATACATGAATGAAACAG gCTATGGATTGGAATCACTAAATTTTCCAAAATCAGATTTACCCTTAAAAAAagacgaaaaaaaacaactgCATGaacatatgtatgtatag